From Daphnia pulicaria isolate SC F1-1A chromosome 4, SC_F0-13Bv2, whole genome shotgun sequence, one genomic window encodes:
- the LOC124337153 gene encoding uncharacterized protein LOC124337153 — MAEANEKRRVVEVTVVRGTRVNSLRYNTACGYIFYKKEQRGNVLRLECYKRKLGCPCTIAMRDGIYVQTGEHNHDTEIMEQRRAAIIREWEIIAGDPRMGRLGPKAIVAEARSRHPKAKIVLNSAVERRIQRAREHAARRSPERPRTPETPPVRPQTLETPALQPEYPQAHSRWQETSPMRKVTPIPFRTAIEHPDAIFGKRIMVAHHADEGNYSDERVDRKVDIS, encoded by the exons ATGGCGGAAGCAAACGAAAAACGCCGAGTGGTCGAAGTCACGGTGGTTCGTGGCACCCGGGTTAATAGTCTTCGTTACAACACCGCATGTGGCTACATATTCTATAAAAAGGAACAAAG AGGGAATGTCCTCAGATTAGAGTGTTATAAACGTAAACTGGGCTGCCCATGTACAATCGCAATGCGTGACGGCATATACGTGCAAACCGGTGAACACAACCACGATACCGAAATCATGGAACAGAGACGAGCGGCAATAATACGTGAGTGGGAAATTATAGCCGGTGATCCCCGAATGGGTCGACTGGGACCTAAAGCAATCGTAGCTGAAGCTCGAAGTAGGCATCCGAAAGCTAAAATTGTGTTGAATTCGGCGGTGGAAAGAAGAATCCAACGAGCGCGTGAGCATGCTGCTCGTCGTTCACCTGAGCGCCCTCGAACCCCTGAAACACCTCCAGTACGGCCACAAACTCTGGAAACACCTGCACTACAGCCTGAATATCCGCAAGCACATTCGAGGTGGCAAGAAACTTCTCCTATGCGCAAGGTGACTCCTATTCCATTCCGGACTGCCATTGAACATCCGGACGCCATTTTTGGAAAACGAATAATGGTCGCTCACCATGCTGATGAAGGAAATTACTCAGACGAACGTGTTGACCGGAAAGTTGATATCtcctaa
- the LOC124337170 gene encoding adhesive plaque matrix protein-like isoform X2, giving the protein MKFFVLAAVFAVAAASSYKAAEYAPKYEAKYEEVTYAPQPYSFEYDVQDKESYNDFVHSEKSDYNVVTGSYRVALPDGRTQIVSYKADASGYNADVKYEGEAQYPEEPKYKAASYPAPAYSAPAYKAPAYPAAPAYPAPAYKAPAYPAPAYKAPEYKAPAPAYKAPTYSAPAYKAPTYSAPAYKAPAYKPAPAYPKY; this is encoded by the exons ATGaag TTCTTCGTTCTCGCTGCCGTTTTCGCCGTTGCTGCCGCCAGCTCTTACAAGGCTGCCGAATACGCACCTAAATACGAAGCTAAATACGAGGAAGTCACTTAT GCCCCCCAGCCCTACAGCTTCGAATACGACGTCCAGGATAAGGAATCTTACAACGACTTTGTCCACTCTGAGAAATCCGACTACAACGTCGTCACCGGATCTTACCGTGTTGCTCTTCCCGATGGCCGCACCCAAATCGTCTCCTACAAGGCTGACGCTTCCGGATACAACGCCGATGTGAAATACGAAGGCGAAGCCCAGTACCCCGAAGAGCCCAAATACAAGGCTGCTTCCTACCCCGCCCCAGCCTACTCTGCCCCGGCCTACAAAGCCCCAGCGTACCCTGCTGCCCCAGCTTACCCCGCCCCAGCTTACAAAGCCCCAGCCTACCCCGCTCCTGCCTACAAGGCTCCCGAATACAAAGCCCCAGCTCCCGCCTACAAGGCTCCCACTTACTCCGCTCCCGCATACAAAGCTCCTACTTACTCCGCTCCTGCCTACAAAGCCCCAGCCTACAAGCCCGCTCCTGCCTACCCTAAATACTAG
- the LOC124337170 gene encoding adhesive plaque matrix protein-like isoform X3, translating to MKFFVLAAVFAVAAASSYKAAEYAPKYEAKYEEVTYAPQPYSFEYDVQDKESYNDFVHSEKSDYNVVTGSYRVALPDGRTQIVSYKADASGYNADVKYEGEAQYPEEPKYKAASYPAPAYSAPAYKAPAYPAAPAYPAPAYKAPEYKAPAPAYKAPTYSAPAYKAPTYSAPAYKAPAYKPAPAYPKY from the exons ATGAAg TTCTTCGTTCTCGCTGCCGTTTTCGCCGTTGCTGCCGCCAGCTCTTACAAGGCTGCCGAATACGCACCTAAATACGAAGCTAAATACGAGGAAGTCACTTAT GCCCCCCAGCCCTACAGCTTCGAATACGACGTCCAGGATAAGGAATCTTACAACGACTTTGTCCACTCTGAGAAATCCGACTACAACGTCGTCACCGGATCTTACCGTGTTGCTCTTCCCGATGGCCGCACCCAAATCGTCTCCTACAAGGCTGACGCTTCCGGATACAACGCCGATGTGAAATACGAAGGCGAAGCCCAGTACCCCGAAGAGCCCAAATACAAGGCTGCTTCCTACCCCGCCCCAGCCTACTCTGCCCCGGCCTACAAAGCCCCAGCGTACCCTGCT GCCCCAGCCTACCCCGCTCCTGCCTACAAGGCTCCCGAATACAAAGCCCCAGCTCCCGCCTACAAGGCTCCCACTTACTCCGCTCCCGCATACAAAGCTCCTACTTACTCCGCTCCTGCCTACAAAGCCCCAGCCTACAAGCCCGCTCCTGCCTACCCTAAATACTAG
- the LOC124337315 gene encoding acyl-CoA-binding protein homolog encodes MSLDEKFNKAAEDIKSLKATPTTDEFKEIYALFKQATVGDVNVARPGMLDLKGKAKWDSWESKKGMSSEAAKDAYVAKAAELVAKYGA; translated from the exons ATGTCTCTCGATGAA AAATTTAACAAAGCTGCCGAGGATATTAAGTCTTTGAAAGCAACGCCAACGACCGACGAATTCAAAGAAATCTATGCCTTGTTTAAACAAGCTACTGTTGGAGATGTGAATGTCG CTCGCCCCGGCATGTTGGATTTAAAAGGTAAAGCTAAATGGGATTCTTGGGAATCGAAGAAAGGCATGTCCAGTGAAGCTGCCAAGGACGCCTATGTTGCTAAGGCTGCAGAGTTGGTGGCAAAGTATGGTGCATGA
- the LOC124337170 gene encoding adhesive plaque matrix protein-like isoform X1, with protein MKFFVLAAVFAVAAASSYKAAEYAPKYEAKYEEVTYAPQPYSFEYDVQDKESYNDFVHSEKSDYNVVTGSYRVALPDGRTQIVSYKADASGYNADVKYEGEAQYPEEPKYKAASYPAPAYSAPAYKAPAYPAAPAYPAPAYKAPAYPAPAYKAPEYKAPAPAYKAPTYSAPAYKAPTYSAPAYKAPAYKPAPAYPKY; from the exons ATGAAg TTCTTCGTTCTCGCTGCCGTTTTCGCCGTTGCTGCCGCCAGCTCTTACAAGGCTGCCGAATACGCACCTAAATACGAAGCTAAATACGAGGAAGTCACTTAT GCCCCCCAGCCCTACAGCTTCGAATACGACGTCCAGGATAAGGAATCTTACAACGACTTTGTCCACTCTGAGAAATCCGACTACAACGTCGTCACCGGATCTTACCGTGTTGCTCTTCCCGATGGCCGCACCCAAATCGTCTCCTACAAGGCTGACGCTTCCGGATACAACGCCGATGTGAAATACGAAGGCGAAGCCCAGTACCCCGAAGAGCCCAAATACAAGGCTGCTTCCTACCCCGCCCCAGCCTACTCTGCCCCGGCCTACAAAGCCCCAGCGTACCCTGCTGCCCCAGCTTACCCCGCCCCAGCTTACAAAGCCCCAGCCTACCCCGCTCCTGCCTACAAGGCTCCCGAATACAAAGCCCCAGCTCCCGCCTACAAGGCTCCCACTTACTCCGCTCCCGCATACAAAGCTCCTACTTACTCCGCTCCTGCCTACAAAGCCCCAGCCTACAAGCCCGCTCCTGCCTACCCTAAATACTAG
- the LOC124337170 gene encoding adhesive plaque matrix protein-like isoform X4, with protein sequence MKFFVLAALFAVAAASSYKAAEYAPKYEAKYEEVTYAPQPYSFEYDVQDKESYNDFVHSEKSDYNVVTGSYRVALPDGRTQIVSYKADASGYNADVKYEGEAQYPEEPKYKAASYPAPAYSAPAYKAPAYPAAPAYPAPAYKAPAYPAPAYKAPEYKAPAPAYKAPTYSAPAYKAPAYKPASAYPKY encoded by the exons ATGaag TTCTTCGTTCTCGCTGCCCTTTTCGCTGTTGCTGCCGCCAGCTCTTACAAGGCTGCCGAATACGCACCTAAATACGAAGCTAAATACGAGGAAGTCACTTAT GCCCCCCAGCCCTACAGCTTCGAATACGACGTTCAGGATAAGGAATCTTACAACGACTTTGTCCACTCCGAGAAATCCGACTACAACGTCGTCACCGGATCTTACCGTGTTGCTCTTCCCGATGGCCGCACCCAAATCGTCTCCTACAAGGCTGACGCTTCCGGATACAACGCCGATGTGAAATACGAAGGCGAAGCCCAGTACCCCGAAGAGCCCAAATACAAGGCTGCTTCCTACCCCGCCCCAGCCTACTCTGCCCCGGCCTACAAAGCCCCAGCTTACCCTGCTGCCCCAGCTTACCCCGCCCCAGCTTACAAAGCCCCAGCCTACCCCGCTCCCGCCTACAAGGCTCCCGAATACAAAGCCCCCGCCCCTGCCTACAAAGCTCCCACTTACTCCGCTCCCGCCTACAAAGCCCCAGCCTACAAGCCCGCTTCTGCCTACCCTAAATACTAG
- the LOC124337078 gene encoding G patch domain-containing protein 4-like encodes MDSQGMKNAKKILEKLGWAEGSGLGLNKDGITEAIKPSKKFDLSGIGHKNFNDFQWWDHAFNKAAQAFDIKVTDDQGVVVEKTETIGKIKTKKGTSNLDQNNLAYGVFHKTGTLHNGIVESTESTFKLKEETDYSLKLSDEELFKLCNGLTAHKGARHGLTASGKLARIAKQEAAMLASMNVDSTTISVKSEERKKKKKKSVEVNSNEKIEQTTCIANEIVSVPHSDDMITSNERSTKSKKKKKSRKEIDCATDEMNSHADIQDAPETSCLISKKDEKRKKKKEAKNSEIQTELLVPEPVEEPIEEPRKKRKKVKTIENETEQPLLEESIQQTCEEPKKKKKKKNRDKFDC; translated from the exons ATGGATTCTCAAGGAATGAagaatgcaaaaaaaatacTGGAGAAACTTGGTTGGGCAGAAg GCAGTGGACTGGGTTTGAATAAAGATGGTATTACAGAAGCCATCAAACCATCTAAAAAATTTGACTTGTCAGGCAttggtcacaaaaatttcAACGACTTTCAATGGTGGGATCACGCGTTTAACAAAGCTGCTCAAGCTTTTGACATCAAAGTAACAGATGATCAAggagttgttgttgaaaaGACAGAGAcaattggaaaaatcaaaacaaaaaaaggcacCTCAAATTTAGACCAGAATAACTTAGCTTATGGGGTCTTTCACAAGACTGGAACCTTACACAATGGTATAGTCGAATCCACAGAAAGTACATTCAAACTCAAAGAAGAAACTGATTACTCCTTAAAGCTGAGTGATGAAGAACTCTTTAAACTCTGCAATGGATTAACAGCCCACAa AGGAGCTAGACACGGACTCACAGCTAGTGGAAAACTAGCGCGAATCGCCAAACAAGAAGCTGCGATGCTGGCGAGCATGAATGTCGATTCCACTACAATTTCAGTTAAatcagaagaaagaaagaaaaagaagaaaaagtctgtTGAAGTTAACAGTAatgagaaaattgaacagaccACCTGCATAGCTAATGAAATTGTTTCTGTGCCTCATTCTGATGACATGATAACTTCGAATGAGAGATCAACCaaatccaagaaaaagaagaagtcaagaaaagaaatagattgTGCAACTGATGAGATGAACAGTCATGCAGATATCCAGGATGCCCCTGAAACCAGCTGTCTCATCagcaaaaaagatgagaaaaggaaaaagaagaaagaagctaAAAATAGTGAAATCCAAACTGAGCTTTTGGTGCCAGAGCCAGTTGAAGAACCCATTGAAGAACCTcgcaagaaaaggaagaaagtgaaaactattgaaaatgagactGAACAACCTTTGTTAGAGGAATCCATCCAACAAACTTGTGAAGAacctaaaaagaagaagaaaaagaaaaatcgcgaTAAATTTGACTGTTGA